The Montipora capricornis isolate CH-2021 chromosome 3, ASM3666992v2, whole genome shotgun sequence genome includes the window ttttctaagtctatacGGACTTAAAAAAcagtcggtcgaacttctgtctgaaatacggaaaatcgaacagtttttcttgcaatttcggcacttttcctgcaattttacccatttttcagttttagaataagcgcaagaagtggagtttcaagcaatcgttgtaatagggttcagatttgCAAACAtaataaacaaaccaaataaaggtaatgtcataagaaatttaatggctacctgctctttttaaaattgttcttcctgtctgctcaaaaattcgccgagacactacaaattgtatattttcttcctttcctgtatttaggatcacaaacggtgcatttagagcgattttgcgatttatcgctctttgtagagatcggcaatgtgctcaatgatacttccaagtaaatagctttagtagagatccatggatgttcccgtacgaggcatacttcgtttcactccccatcatgtcttttcaatgccctgctgtgggctcgtgtGTCTGGGTCGACAAAGTTAAgccgatggttaactgcggtgagatgatgttagcccttgtcttgtaggcagttgtaaactttccggccacaggcctaggtagctagggctaatattttttcaaggaaagtttacggtcagaaaatgaatatgtgttctggcgaattgaaggctatccattgcagttttttcttgagcatcgcgaaacagatccatctcccgatgcggcactttgtctttgccaactgactgcgttttcacacaggttttggacacggaagacgaaagtaaattgttttctttgcaccactctatgcacaactctggaaaggctataaagcaggggcaatttccaaatgatcaaatctcccattgctgtgatccttttacttcggtagccatcttgatttttacgaagacacaagtttgcttcaaaagaagggaaatatgaaacgattttaattgcaatgaactcgtgcatgaaagtttgccatgaaagatgcaccaatcagactttaagcgtggtatactcttccacgcagtgaacttataagtgtgccgcacgcacggggcatgaaggaaacgcaggtcacagttcacagcaatactggaaaacctaaaactatcacagggactaaccttaagcctaaacagtgcctttagtcgtaattagggttacggttagcattattaaagagatgggttgtttcaagagtaataaaacagggatctcttaacggtaacctacaagtgtaagttcgattgtaggtgcttggcacggcacgtgtatataatcacgtatcattgttatgtaaatagtcagccagaattcaaaataaatatcattttcaaggtgtgaattagcaacttgagacgttagctcagtggtaaagaacagggacaagtaatccagaggtttacagtgggtcggagttcaaggcaagctgcgagtgacatatcgtgggataaaatggcagaaaaagccgagcgggatctggaaataaaaacaagacgaagggatagaaaggggaaagctgggacaaaaacgagtaacggtgtgggggatgaagggaaagaagagagagagagagagggagggagagaaaaaacgagatccgtttttattcatcccgtaagtacaaattactcatgtatatattcggttcccTTGGGTATACgttttgttctacaaaacaatagcgcgaatgaataattaatttcttctgcatgcataatgaagtagggacctgtacggaaatcatttcGAATTCTCAGCTATCATTACATACCGATGAGTCTGGTGCAGAGTATTTGCAATATGTGGAAGATGTAAGTAAAAGTAATAATGGAGGCCTGGCTCATTTACGAATTAAGAATAAGGCTGTTAGAGCATATGAAAATGTTGAGAAACCATGAATATGGGGGAAGTGGATATATGCATGTAAAGCATGCTGCATTATTAAAACTAAAACACGCAGCATTATTTTCAATAATGCAGCTTATTTTAGGTTTAATAATGCTGCGTGTCGATTTAGCACGTGTAAGATTACCCCTGATAATTTCCCTGCCGCCAAAAACGACCGCACCCGTTTTTCTCCCACAGTTAGTTGcaattcatttgtttttctctcgGCATTCGGTGACATAATGCAGACAGAAAACAATGGGTTTGGATGACGATCGGTAATTATTTGGAGGCAACTACGGCAAAGGCACTATCCCAATATGTTGTCAAGGGAGCTGACGGGGTAGCCAAGATAGAGTCTCAATGATGATGACCTTAGATTGCGTGACTATGTTTTGCACTCCACCAAGTCAGAGATGTAATCAGGTGCTGCTCCATTAAGAGATTTAAAAACTATTAGAATCACTTTATACATCGAACCGGTACGCAGTGAAGCTCTTTCAACTTCGGGGTGATGTTATAGATTTTTCTAGAACGCGTTACAAGTCGTTCCGCTGAATTTTGAACCGTTGTAACTTGGGTAGTAGCCGCTGTGGGAGTCCATATGAAAGAACATTGCAATGATCTAATTTGACGTGATCAAGGCATGAACCACAGTTTTAGCACTGTCTTCAGAGAGATACTTTCGTATTTTAGCAATGTTCCCAAGGTGATAATGCGCAAACTTGCAAATAGCTCTCACGTGATCTTCAAGGTTAAAGCACCGATCAAGAACACCTCCAAGATTACGAGTTGAAGGTGAATGAAATAATGGCCGGGAACTTCGCCCTCTGAACTTGAGAAAAGGTATAGTAGAAGAACATGGAGAACCAAGACACCGTCTTAGTTCCAAGATATGTTGTCGAGAATATGTATGAAACGGTGATAGTGATGTAAATAAACTCTCTGAGTATTCAGATAGAACTTGTTTATCCCTGAAATCACTTTTGTCTGACCCAGGATTAATTTCAACATCAAAAAATATAGTAATTTCAACCGTAGGATCATGACCCGGAATGGCTAGCGAGTTAATGCCACGCTTCCACATTTAGTGGCAACAATCTGCAGTTTGCAGTACCCCGTGGAAGTCAACGCGACCTTTGATATCCCTCGTCGCGATCCGATATTAGCGACGACATGCAATTTTAGCTTATGCATCTTAACATTACAATGCTTATACGTATTAAAAAAGCCACATTGGACATCTCTCAGTTTGAAGTCCATAAcataaatgataataaaaactaaaacaatccAAGCactggcggccatgttggtgccacaCCACTTGGGTCACCGAGAAGAATTAATGAGAAGAGAAGACATAAACAAGAATTAAATATGTGTCGGTATGTTGCTTAAGCTTATGGTAATTTCGATAGTGAAAATGAACCACCCTTACACTTAGATCGGGAGGTTTAAAGAACATTtaaaaaacaacagcaacaacttaTATTCCTAGTTACAAGTGGTAgttcacaaaaaagaaaaacaaagcaagaagAGAGTCAATTATCTGCAAATACAGGTTCACTAGCCAATTACTTTTCAGTAAATGTCCAAACTGAGAAAAACTTGTATTTACGTACGTGAAGTGCCTTCCTTGTATTTCGCTTTTAAAgtgttttttctttacttttagaGGACAATGGCTTCCGAGTCACTAGAGTGCTCAATCTGTTGTGAGAAGTTTGACGATCAACAGCACTGTCCTCGTTTGCTGCCTGCCTGTGGTCACAGCTTCTGCACAAGTTGCCTGCAGAGTCTACTTAAAGAAAACCCCATAAATTGCCCAACATGCAGAAGCGCAGTCTCGGCCCCAGCTGGGTTGGCCACTCTGCCAAAGAATTTTGCGTTACTGGACATCTTATTGACCCTACCGCAGAAAGAAAATGACGACTTGCAACTGTGTCAGACCTGCGATGACGAAAAACATCCTGCAACTTCCTGTTGCTTGGATTGTAAAGAGTACATGTGCAAGGATGCAGCCCGCTTTCACACTCGCCAAAAGGCAACTCGTGACCATTGCGTTGTCTCTCTCGAGGAAGTGAAAGCCAACCCGAAGCTGACAGCTGCAATTGATGTCCTCTGCGCAGAGCACAACGACCAATTCAGATTCTTTGATGAGGATTGCGGCCACGTTGTCTGCAGGGACTGCGTGACCCTTAAGCATCATGGCCACAAGTGTTTATCTTTAGCTGATGCTGCTTCCAAATATGGGCAGGAGATAGATGAACTTTCCAACAAAGCAATCCATCTTGCAGAGAAGATAAAAGCTGGCGAGGCCCGTCTGAAGGAATCAATGAATAACCTCAAAAGGGACCATACAAATACGGCTGCACTTATTCAAAGCACTTTCAAGGAGGTAAGGATTTTTTGTGTTTCTTTCCTCGCCTGTTTTTTGTTCTGTTTGTTTATCTTCTCATGAACATTACGAATTTCCTGTGCAGAAA containing:
- the LOC138041046 gene encoding tripartite motif-containing protein 2-like isoform X3 translates to MENAQRIMLLLVKRTMASESLECSICCEKFDDQQHCPRLLPACGHSFCTSCLQSLLKENPINCPTCRSAVSAPAGLATLPKNFALLDILLTLPQKENDDLQLCQTCDDEKHPATSCCLDCKEYMCKDAARFHTRQKATRDHCVVSLEEVKANPKLTAAIDVLCAEHNDQFRFFDEDCGHVVCRDCVTLKHHGHKCLSLADAASKYGQEIDELSNKAIHLAEKIKAGEARLKESMNNLKRDHTNTAALIQSTFKELYEALTARETVLMRELDNLYKTKDLTLTEQLDRLCLFQACLNSGIQRAKTAAQSSGNVKLLVARSDIVSTLGALESQPPVLDPKTNSILDFSVDVKKLRDVLSETGSVLDNSACAANTTASGQFGLTVVKSGEDVASFTITIRDSKGRVCGLRGNVFEAKLKKGNDEKALKESRKETDKVLRY